In one window of Gossypium hirsutum isolate 1008001.06 chromosome A01, Gossypium_hirsutum_v2.1, whole genome shotgun sequence DNA:
- the LOC107961098 gene encoding uncharacterized protein, with the protein MRYPPIEKLCCALVWTTQRLRQYMLYHTTWLISKLDPPKYMMESTALNGRMARWQILLSEFDIVYVNQKAVNGSAIADFLASRALEDYEPLNFSFSNEDLMYVAITEGDMSKDHSWKLNFDGASNAIGNGVGAVLISPNGDHYPFTCKLDFDCTNNMAEYEACIMGIRAAIDREIKVLEVYGDSALVIYQLKGEWETRDPKLISYRKLILELIEEFDDITFHYLPRYENQMADALVTLASMIKVNEQEDMKPIQMSICEAPAHCCNVNEEEEIDDHPWYHDILQYVKSRAYPDQATENDKRTLRRLASDYVLDGEVLYKERKD; encoded by the coding sequence ATGAGGTATCCGCCAATTGAGAAGCTATGCTGTGCTTTGGTTTGGACAACACAAAGGTtgaggcaatacatgttgtaccatacaacttggctaatctCAAAGCTAGACCCTCccaaatacatgatggaatcaaccGCTTTaaatggaaggatggcccgatggcagattCTGCTCTCCGAATTTGATATAGTTTATGTAAACCAAAAAGCTGTGAatgggagtgcaatagcagactTCCTAGCCAGTAGAGCTTTGGAGGACTATGAACCTTTGAATTTCAGTTTCTccaatgaagatctaatgtatgtaGCAATCACTGAAGGAGACATGTCTAAAGATCattcttggaaattaaattttgacggagcatcAAATGCCATTGgaaatggagttggggcagtacTAATATCCCCAAATGGAGACCATTATCCATTCACTTGCAAGCTAGATTTTGACTGCACAAACaacatggcagaatacgaagcatgtatcatgggaattcgGGCAGCTATAGATCGCGAAATCAAAGTATTAGAAGTGTATGGAGATtctgcattggtaatttatcagcttaaAGGTGAGTGGGAAACGAGAGATCCCAAATTGATCAGTTACCGAAAGTTAATCTTGGAGTTAAttgaagagtttgatgatattaccTTTCATTACCTCCCGCGATACGAGAATCAAATGGCTGACGCCTTGGTTACACTAGCTTCTATGATCAAAGTAAATGAACAAGAGGATATgaagccaattcaaatgagtaTCTGTGAGGCTCCGGCTCACTGCTGTAATGTCAATGAAGAGGAAGAGATagatgatcatccttggtatcatgatatcttacaatatgtgaagagCCGTGCGTATCCAGATCAAGCaactgaaaatgataaaagaacatTGAGGAGGTTAGCCAGTGACTATGTCCTGGACGGTGAGGTcctatataaggaaagaaaggaTTAG